In the Chroococcidiopsis sp. SAG 2025 genome, one interval contains:
- a CDS encoding ABC transporter ATP-binding protein: MAQRSRFSKLLSYLRPHWKQVLIGVVALFVVNAVGVYIPLLIRDIIERLQGEFRFEQVLQFVGLIIVLSSVMWVIRMVSRIALFGAGRQVEFDLKQKLFQHLLKLEPTYFNTNTAGDLINRATSDVENIRRLVGFAVLSIVNTIFAYALTLPFMLQINVELTLAAVAIYPVMLIVVQLFSDRLRNEQAEVQEELSDLSELIQEDMSGMALIKIYAQETNERLAFRQNNSRLLGANLKLAKTRNTLFPLVGGFSYVSLLLLLWFGAGRIATGTLSVGDFIALILYVERLVFPTALLGFTITAYQRGEVSIDRVESILAVKPQIYDKPDAISLPKEEIKGELTARNLSYTYGGSSTPSLQNVSFSIQPGETVAIVGPIGAGKSTLANALPHLLEIDPGQLFLDGQDITQITLKDLRRAIAYVPQDSFLFSTTIKNNIRYGDPLAEQSDVEYCAKQAQIHPEILNFPQQYETIVGERGITLSGGQRQRTALARALLVDAPVLILDDALSSVDNQTATAILDNLSTGTDRKTVIFISHQLSAAATTDRILVMDRGAIVQSGTHEELVQQPGLYQNLWNQHQLQEILQ, translated from the coding sequence ATGGCTCAACGTTCTCGCTTTTCTAAACTCCTCAGTTACCTGCGTCCCCACTGGAAACAAGTTCTCATAGGGGTTGTGGCTTTATTTGTAGTTAACGCCGTCGGGGTATACATTCCACTATTAATTCGCGACATTATCGAGCGACTTCAGGGAGAATTTAGGTTCGAGCAAGTCTTACAGTTTGTCGGATTGATAATTGTTTTGAGTTCTGTCATGTGGGTAATCCGCATGGTATCGCGGATTGCCCTGTTTGGTGCGGGACGACAAGTTGAATTTGACTTGAAACAAAAGCTATTTCAACATCTTTTGAAGCTGGAACCTACCTATTTCAACACAAATACAGCGGGAGATTTGATCAACCGCGCTACGAGTGATGTCGAAAATATTCGGCGGTTGGTGGGTTTTGCTGTACTGAGTATTGTCAACACGATCTTTGCTTATGCGTTGACGCTACCTTTCATGTTGCAAATTAATGTCGAACTGACTCTTGCTGCTGTAGCAATTTATCCGGTGATGTTGATCGTGGTACAGTTATTTAGCGATCGCCTCCGTAACGAACAAGCAGAAGTTCAAGAGGAACTGTCTGACCTGAGCGAATTAATTCAAGAAGATATGAGCGGGATGGCATTAATTAAAATCTACGCTCAAGAAACAAACGAACGCCTAGCTTTTCGGCAAAATAATTCTAGGTTATTAGGGGCAAATTTAAAACTCGCCAAAACTCGTAATACTTTGTTTCCCCTAGTTGGAGGTTTTTCTTATGTTAGCCTGCTCTTATTATTGTGGTTTGGAGCGGGACGAATTGCTACTGGGACTTTAAGTGTTGGTGATTTTATCGCACTCATACTTTATGTCGAAAGGCTCGTTTTTCCCACCGCTTTACTTGGGTTTACAATTACAGCTTATCAAAGAGGAGAAGTCAGTATCGATCGCGTAGAATCTATTCTGGCTGTCAAACCTCAGATTTACGATAAACCTGACGCGATTTCATTACCAAAAGAAGAGATAAAAGGAGAGTTAACAGCACGCAATTTGAGCTATACATATGGTGGTTCTAGTACACCATCATTACAAAATGTCAGCTTTTCCATTCAGCCAGGAGAGACAGTCGCAATTGTAGGACCAATTGGTGCGGGGAAATCGACATTAGCAAATGCTTTGCCTCATCTTTTAGAAATTGACCCAGGACAATTATTTTTAGATGGGCAAGATATTACTCAAATTACATTGAAAGATTTACGCCGCGCGATCGCCTACGTACCACAAGATAGTTTTCTCTTCAGTACCACGATTAAAAATAATATTCGATATGGCGATCCGCTCGCAGAACAATCTGATGTAGAATATTGCGCCAAGCAAGCTCAGATCCACCCTGAAATTCTCAATTTTCCGCAGCAATACGAAACAATTGTGGGCGAACGAGGGATTACCCTTTCCGGTGGACAAAGACAGCGTACAGCGCTTGCTAGAGCTTTGCTTGTCGATGCTCCGGTACTAATTTTAGACGATGCCTTATCCAGCGTTGACAATCAAACTGCAACAGCGATTTTAGATAATCTTTCCACAGGAACCGATCGCAAAACTGTGATATTTATCTCTCATCAACTATCAGCTGCGGCTACTACCGATCGGATTTTGGTGATGGATCGAGGTGCGATCGTCCAATCTGGCACGCATGAAGAACTAGTTCAACAACCAGGGTTATATCAAAATTTGTGGAACCAGCACCAATTACAAGAGATTTTGCAGTAA
- a CDS encoding HupE/UreJ family protein, which yields MMSKDLMSKILQQSLRCLGAIAIALTIAFFAIPRPAYAHHAIGGKTPVNLFEGFLSGLAHPVIGLDHFAFVVAIGLLAVGQRRGALIPAGFVVAAMLGTLIHVFQIDLPAAEVAIAVSVIIFGAMLLWRNRPHWLVILGLGAIAGLFHGYAYGESIIGAQMFPLFAYLLGFTLIQYGVALVAFLAGNLALQKSANSSPAWLRLSGLAICAIGVVFLTSSVMG from the coding sequence ATGATGTCTAAAGATTTGATGTCTAAAATTTTGCAGCAATCTCTGCGCTGTCTAGGAGCAATTGCAATTGCTTTGACGATCGCATTTTTTGCCATACCCCGACCAGCTTATGCCCATCACGCGATCGGTGGCAAGACTCCAGTAAATTTATTTGAAGGTTTCTTGTCAGGATTAGCGCACCCTGTTATTGGTTTAGATCATTTCGCTTTTGTCGTGGCAATTGGATTACTTGCAGTCGGACAACGGCGTGGTGCTTTAATTCCGGCTGGGTTTGTCGTGGCGGCGATGTTGGGAACACTTATTCACGTCTTCCAAATCGATTTACCTGCGGCTGAGGTCGCGATCGCAGTTTCTGTAATTATCTTTGGGGCAATGCTGTTGTGGCGCAATCGTCCTCACTGGTTGGTAATATTAGGATTAGGGGCGATCGCGGGATTATTTCACGGTTACGCTTACGGAGAGTCGATTATCGGGGCGCAAATGTTTCCTCTATTTGCCTACTTGTTGGGTTTTACTCTAATCCAATATGGTGTTGCTTTAGTTGCCTTTTTAGCAGGGAATTTAGCATTACAGAAATCTGCTAACTCTAGTCCTGCTTGGTTAAGATTATCTGGTTTAGCAATCTGCGCGATCGGTGTAGTGTTCTTGACTTCCTCGGTGATGGGTTAA